One segment of Arcanobacterium phocae DNA contains the following:
- the rpsI gene encoding 30S ribosomal protein S9: MAETTETVELEETPSSYTSETEAPKTGQGASLTAPGAGLGRRKEAVARVRLVPGTGTWKINGRTLEDYFPNKLHQQLVNSPFVLLDIEGRFDVIARINGGGTSGQAGALRLGVARALNEIDRDANRPALKKAGFLARDARAVERKKAGLKKARKASQFSKR; the protein is encoded by the coding sequence GTGGCTGAGACCACTGAAACCGTAGAACTTGAGGAAACCCCGAGTTCATACACCTCTGAGACCGAGGCTCCCAAGACCGGCCAGGGTGCATCCCTGACCGCACCAGGCGCAGGCCTGGGTCGTCGTAAGGAAGCAGTTGCTCGTGTCCGTCTCGTCCCAGGTACCGGCACGTGGAAGATCAACGGCCGTACTCTAGAGGACTACTTCCCAAACAAGTTGCATCAGCAGCTTGTCAATTCACCATTCGTTCTACTTGATATCGAAGGTCGCTTCGATGTTATCGCCCGCATCAACGGTGGCGGAACCTCCGGGCAAGCCGGTGCGCTTCGTCTCGGTGTTGCCCGCGCATTGAACGAAATCGATCGTGATGCTAACCGTCCAGCTTTGAAGAAGGCTGGCTTCCTAGCCCGTGATGCTCGTGCAGTCGAGCGTAAGAAGGCTGGTTTGAAGAAGGCACGTAAGGCTTCGCAGTTCTCCAAGCGCTGA
- the tsaE gene encoding tRNA (adenosine(37)-N6)-threonylcarbamoyltransferase complex ATPase subunit type 1 TsaE has protein sequence MNAPTVADIQRIGAVIAQQAQPGDLVMLTGPLGAGKTTMTQGIARGLGITEAVSSPTFAIAQVYHGQRLDLVHVDAYRLNSIEEVDALDLDSSLEESLTVVEWGTGKAEVLSDERIEVFIQRPQGSDAGLEPEDLFADAPRVLKIQAYGERGVSLQQRLADEIPEASWENTAE, from the coding sequence ATGAACGCCCCAACGGTTGCCGATATTCAGCGCATCGGTGCGGTGATTGCACAGCAGGCACAACCTGGAGATCTAGTTATGCTCACTGGTCCATTAGGGGCAGGTAAAACGACGATGACGCAGGGCATCGCGCGCGGTCTTGGCATTACTGAAGCAGTTTCCTCGCCAACTTTCGCGATTGCTCAGGTCTATCATGGGCAACGGTTAGATCTGGTTCATGTTGATGCTTATCGATTGAACTCTATTGAAGAAGTAGACGCATTGGACCTTGATTCTTCGCTCGAAGAATCGTTGACTGTAGTTGAATGGGGAACAGGCAAAGCAGAGGTACTTTCTGACGAACGTATCGAAGTGTTTATCCAGCGGCCGCAAGGATCAGACGCCGGATTAGAACCAGAAGATCTGTTCGCGGACGCGCCACGTGTTCTCAAAATCCAAGCATATGGAGAGCGCGGTGTTTCACTGCAACAGCGTCTGGCTGATGAAATTCCAGAGGCTTCGTGGGAAAACACGGCCGAGTAA
- the rplM gene encoding 50S ribosomal protein L13 has protein sequence MRTYSPKPGDVEKKWYVIDATDVVLGRLASQVAILLRGKHKPNFAPHADTGDFVVIINAEKVALTGSKREQKIAYRHSGQPGGLTATSYTELLAENPEKAVMKAVAGMLPKNTLGRQQLSKLKVYRGAEHPHAAQQPEAFELTQVAQ, from the coding sequence GTGCGCACGTATTCACCGAAGCCCGGAGACGTCGAGAAGAAGTGGTATGTCATTGACGCCACCGACGTCGTCCTTGGCCGTCTGGCATCTCAAGTTGCCATCCTGCTCCGTGGGAAGCACAAGCCCAACTTCGCTCCACATGCTGACACCGGCGATTTCGTCGTGATCATCAACGCTGAGAAGGTCGCTCTGACCGGTTCGAAGCGCGAGCAGAAGATTGCTTACCGTCACTCAGGTCAGCCGGGTGGCTTGACCGCTACGTCCTATACCGAACTCTTGGCTGAAAACCCAGAGAAGGCTGTCATGAAGGCTGTTGCCGGCATGTTGCCAAAGAACACATTGGGACGTCAGCAGCTTTCCAAGCTCAAGGTATACCGTGGGGCAGAGCACCCACATGCTGCTCAGCAGCCGGAAGCCTTTGAGCTTACGCAGGTTGCACAGTAA
- the rimI gene encoding ribosomal protein S18-alanine N-acetyltransferase, producing MNSCFQPNDAFPSTIAGFDLRRAPVSWAGRIADFDHQTFARDAWPSKVWEDELSASYRTYLVLSEPPGPLQSLGSIVGVGGVAYVDDAEILTIAVSPRYQRRGIGSRLLEILLDIAACHGARRVFLEVRSKDEGVQKMYAKAGFQEMSRRKHYYSDDDAVVMLRET from the coding sequence ATGAATTCTTGTTTTCAGCCCAATGACGCATTCCCATCAACAATTGCTGGGTTTGATTTGCGTCGTGCGCCAGTTTCTTGGGCGGGACGAATAGCAGATTTTGATCACCAGACTTTTGCACGTGATGCCTGGCCAAGTAAGGTTTGGGAAGACGAATTATCCGCTAGCTATCGAACGTATCTGGTGCTATCTGAGCCTCCCGGTCCGCTACAGTCGCTGGGGTCGATTGTTGGCGTTGGGGGAGTGGCGTATGTTGATGATGCAGAGATCCTCACTATTGCTGTTTCTCCTCGCTATCAGCGGCGAGGCATCGGAAGTCGGTTGCTAGAAATCTTGCTAGATATCGCAGCTTGCCACGGCGCCCGGCGGGTGTTTCTCGAAGTGCGAAGCAAAGACGAAGGCGTGCAGAAAATGTATGCGAAAGCCGGCTTCCAAGAGATGAGCAGGCGCAAGCACTACTACTCGGATGATGATGCAGTAGTTATGCTTCGCGAAACGTAA
- the truA gene encoding tRNA pseudouridine(38-40) synthase TruA — protein sequence MTSTLSQNARLRIDLSYDGNHFHGWAAQPGLRTVQNELEQVLSVIFRHPVMVTVAGRTDAGVHARHQVVHCDVSRAAWDTLPGRSSRTAAESLVMRANSMLSRAAASVLPWAPRGYSDVVIHKAAEVPPEFDARFSALWREYSYRIADGVAAWDPQRRDVLWLTDRLDIAAMNRAAVGLLGEHDFLSFCKPREGASTVRTLFELDFERHGDLVVGRARADAFCHSQVRTLMGTLIEVGRGAREERWPQVRLEERSRDGNVIVAPPHPLTLESVGYPVPSEYGRQASLARRFRG from the coding sequence ATGACTTCGACGCTATCGCAAAATGCGCGCTTACGCATAGATCTAAGCTACGACGGTAACCACTTTCACGGTTGGGCGGCACAACCAGGCCTAAGAACAGTACAAAACGAGCTGGAACAGGTCTTGTCGGTGATTTTTAGGCATCCGGTGATGGTAACAGTGGCCGGGCGTACAGACGCAGGGGTGCATGCCCGTCATCAGGTGGTTCACTGTGATGTTTCCCGAGCAGCTTGGGACACCCTTCCAGGGCGCTCCTCGCGGACCGCAGCAGAGTCATTAGTTATGCGTGCTAACTCGATGCTTTCACGTGCCGCTGCGTCCGTATTGCCATGGGCGCCACGCGGATATAGTGACGTCGTTATTCATAAGGCTGCCGAGGTGCCACCGGAATTTGATGCCCGGTTCTCGGCTCTGTGGCGTGAGTATTCGTACCGAATCGCAGATGGAGTTGCCGCGTGGGATCCACAACGCCGGGATGTTTTGTGGCTGACGGATCGGTTAGACATTGCGGCGATGAATCGGGCTGCAGTGGGGTTGCTTGGGGAACATGACTTTTTGTCATTCTGTAAGCCACGTGAAGGAGCTTCAACGGTGCGCACGTTGTTCGAGTTGGATTTCGAACGCCATGGCGATTTAGTTGTGGGGCGGGCGCGTGCTGATGCGTTTTGTCATTCGCAGGTGCGCACGTTGATGGGGACGCTGATTGAGGTTGGGCGGGGTGCTCGCGAAGAGCGTTGGCCACAAGTGCGGTTGGAGGAGCGGTCTCGGGATGGCAACGTGATCGTTGCACCGCCACACCCGTTAACGCTGGAATCTGTGGGATATCCAGTGCCTAGCGAGTATGGTCGCCAAGCTTCTTTGGCGCGCCGTTTTCGGGGATGA
- the glmM gene encoding phosphoglucosamine mutase, translating into MARLFGTDGVRGLANREITAPFALQLGEAAARVLAQNVSGHRPKAIVGRDTRQSSGMLSHAVAAGLSSAGVDVEHVREIPTPGIAYLTAARDYDLGVMISASHNAMPDNGIKFISGDGFKLDDAIEDEIEAVLGQEWDRPIGAGVGYMRENAIVSDQVYIDHLVRCGADLSGLRIILDCANGAASNVAPAALQELGADVSVINASPDGKNINRNAGSTHPEQLQAMVVASEADFGFAFDGDADRCLAVNAQGKIVDGDHIMGLLAVSLKAQGLLAGNTLVATVMSNLGLTLAMREADINLVATKVGDRYVLEEMLAHGYMLGGEQSGHVINLHHATTGDGTLTAILVASEMARRGGTLADAVSFITRLPQTLINVPNVDKTRTSEVMDVVAVAEKELGDTGRVLLRASGTEPLVRVMVEAPTQEQADSVAQRLADVVAQRLAL; encoded by the coding sequence ATGGCACGTCTATTTGGAACCGACGGTGTTCGCGGGTTAGCTAATCGAGAGATCACCGCGCCGTTCGCGCTTCAACTTGGTGAGGCTGCGGCACGGGTGTTAGCACAAAATGTTTCGGGTCATCGGCCAAAAGCGATTGTGGGTCGCGATACGCGCCAGTCATCGGGAATGCTGAGCCACGCAGTGGCGGCTGGACTATCGTCCGCGGGCGTCGACGTCGAACACGTTCGTGAGATTCCGACTCCTGGTATCGCCTATTTGACTGCCGCTCGTGATTACGATTTGGGCGTCATGATTTCTGCTTCGCACAATGCGATGCCAGATAACGGTATTAAGTTTATTTCGGGCGATGGGTTCAAACTTGATGATGCTATCGAGGATGAAATCGAAGCTGTGCTCGGCCAGGAATGGGATCGTCCGATTGGCGCTGGCGTTGGTTATATGCGCGAGAATGCGATTGTTTCGGATCAGGTTTATATTGATCATTTGGTTCGTTGCGGTGCGGACCTATCTGGTTTGCGGATAATCTTAGACTGTGCAAACGGTGCGGCGTCGAATGTTGCGCCAGCGGCGTTGCAAGAATTGGGTGCGGACGTTTCGGTTATTAACGCCTCTCCAGATGGTAAGAATATCAACCGTAACGCGGGATCGACTCACCCGGAGCAGCTCCAAGCAATGGTTGTGGCTTCGGAAGCTGATTTCGGTTTTGCCTTCGACGGCGATGCGGATCGCTGTCTAGCGGTTAATGCGCAAGGAAAGATCGTCGACGGCGATCATATTATGGGTCTGCTTGCGGTTTCATTAAAGGCGCAGGGGCTACTGGCCGGTAACACGCTTGTTGCTACGGTTATGTCTAATCTGGGTTTGACCTTGGCGATGCGCGAAGCCGATATTAATTTGGTGGCAACCAAGGTGGGCGATCGCTACGTGCTTGAAGAGATGCTTGCCCACGGATACATGCTTGGTGGCGAACAATCAGGTCACGTCATTAACTTGCATCATGCGACTACTGGTGACGGCACGCTAACGGCTATCTTGGTTGCTTCGGAGATGGCTCGCCGTGGTGGAACTCTGGCTGACGCAGTTTCGTTCATTACTCGGTTGCCGCAGACTCTTATCAATGTGCCGAATGTTGATAAGACGCGTACCTCCGAAGTGATGGATGTGGTAGCAGTGGCAGAGAAGGAGCTCGGCGATACCGGACGGGTATTGTTGCGTGCTTCTGGAACAGAGCCGCTTGTGCGTGTGATGGTTGAAGCACCAACTCAGGAACAAGCTGATTCGGTTGCACAGCGTCTTGCTGACGTTGTTGCGCAGCGTCTGGCATTGTAA
- a CDS encoding ADP-dependent NAD(P)H-hydrate dehydratase: protein METHSVTDRDIHAWWPIPAPAGHKYTRGVLGVVTGSRQYPGSALLGVGAALACGPGMVRYLGDSPLVVPRYPEVVTAPGQVQAWLAGSGMVPDSSDFSLVHHALASGLPVVLDAGALTLAYQGQVSPVTVLTPHPGELAQLLRARGPDVTRTVVERHLVDYAHLAAQETGAVVAATAAIDVIAQPDGYVYIQEGATPWRGTAGAGDVYAGIVGALLALWEATGRSSVSAGWIAAAAAHLHGRAANLAARAHDGVGYPIKASNISDALGEIIWQVLNS from the coding sequence ATGGAAACACACTCGGTAACGGACCGCGATATTCACGCTTGGTGGCCGATTCCTGCCCCGGCTGGACATAAATATACCCGTGGCGTTTTAGGCGTGGTTACTGGTTCACGTCAGTATCCTGGATCGGCTTTGCTGGGTGTAGGCGCGGCCTTGGCATGCGGGCCGGGAATGGTGCGCTATTTGGGCGATAGCCCGCTTGTTGTGCCGCGTTACCCAGAGGTAGTTACGGCGCCAGGGCAGGTTCAGGCTTGGCTAGCTGGCTCAGGTATGGTTCCGGACTCGAGTGATTTTTCACTGGTCCATCACGCATTGGCATCCGGTTTACCTGTTGTTCTCGACGCCGGAGCCCTCACGTTGGCTTATCAAGGCCAGGTATCGCCGGTGACAGTTTTGACACCGCATCCAGGGGAGCTGGCGCAGTTGTTGCGCGCTCGCGGGCCCGACGTGACGCGCACCGTCGTCGAACGTCATCTTGTTGATTATGCGCATCTTGCTGCTCAAGAAACTGGAGCGGTCGTGGCAGCTACGGCTGCTATAGATGTGATAGCACAGCCGGATGGGTATGTGTATATTCAAGAAGGTGCGACCCCGTGGCGCGGGACTGCCGGTGCTGGTGATGTCTATGCCGGAATCGTTGGCGCGCTTTTGGCTTTGTGGGAAGCAACTGGACGTAGCAGTGTGAGTGCGGGTTGGATCGCGGCAGCAGCTGCGCATCTTCACGGGCGTGCCGCAAATCTCGCTGCCCGAGCTCACGATGGAGTTGGCTACCCGATTAAGGCGAGTAACATTAGTGATGCGCTAGGTGAAATAATCTGGCAGGTATTGAATTCGTAA
- the alr gene encoding alanine racemase has protein sequence MTNKAPARALISRRAFEQNVAVVRHHTTSKLMAIVKANGYGHGVELIAQWAWEAGIDWLGLAQLNEALALRQTHTHGHILAWIFAPGSDFQRAIEQNIDLSVGATWAIDEIAAAARACGRPARIHIKVDTGMTRGGFDLDQLPSVFARVKALAAEGIVDIIGLWSHLACADDPRSDAATTEQVECFEAAREYARQAGVTIPLCHLAASSGILWHPQTHYDMVRPGIVLYGLSPNPQCATASDLGLEPLMTLEADVILTREVPSGVGVSYGHTHITDQPTRLAVVPVGYADGISRHASNTLSVTLNGDQAPIRGVVCMDQFVVEAPTAQAGDTAVLFGPHKHGYLTADDWAEKTDTINYEIFCNLGPRIPRIPVD, from the coding sequence ATGACGAACAAGGCTCCGGCACGTGCCTTAATATCGCGTCGCGCATTTGAACAAAACGTTGCGGTAGTTCGGCATCATACGACGTCAAAGCTGATGGCTATCGTGAAAGCTAACGGCTACGGTCATGGTGTTGAACTGATTGCACAGTGGGCGTGGGAAGCCGGAATTGATTGGCTTGGGTTGGCACAGCTGAATGAAGCGTTAGCGTTGCGCCAGACTCATACCCATGGCCATATTTTGGCGTGGATTTTTGCTCCCGGTTCTGATTTTCAACGGGCTATTGAACAAAATATTGATCTCTCTGTGGGGGCGACGTGGGCCATTGATGAAATAGCCGCAGCAGCACGTGCCTGTGGTCGGCCAGCACGAATTCATATTAAGGTCGATACTGGTATGACCCGCGGTGGGTTTGACCTTGATCAGTTGCCTTCAGTATTTGCTCGGGTAAAGGCGTTAGCTGCTGAGGGCATTGTTGACATTATTGGTTTGTGGTCCCACTTGGCATGCGCCGATGATCCACGTTCGGATGCGGCTACCACCGAACAAGTTGAATGTTTCGAAGCAGCCCGTGAATATGCCCGTCAAGCGGGTGTGACGATCCCGTTGTGTCATTTAGCTGCTTCATCTGGGATTTTGTGGCATCCCCAAACCCACTACGATATGGTTCGGCCGGGAATTGTCCTTTACGGGTTGAGTCCTAATCCACAATGCGCTACGGCAAGCGATCTGGGCCTCGAACCGTTGATGACGTTGGAAGCTGACGTCATTTTGACGAGGGAAGTTCCAAGTGGGGTCGGAGTCTCGTATGGGCATACGCATATTACGGACCAGCCTACACGATTGGCAGTTGTTCCGGTGGGATACGCAGATGGTATTTCTCGGCATGCGTCGAACACACTTTCAGTTACGCTAAATGGTGATCAGGCTCCTATTCGCGGAGTGGTGTGTATGGACCAATTCGTCGTCGAAGCTCCAACTGCTCAAGCAGGAGATACCGCAGTTCTTTTTGGTCCGCATAAGCATGGATATTTGACTGCAGACGACTGGGCTGAAAAGACCGATACAATTAACTACGAAATCTTTTGTAACCTGGGTCCGCGTATCCCACGGATCCCAGTGGACTAA
- a CDS encoding succinate dehydrogenase cytochrome b subunit encodes MAKSTSVEIRGRKTTVALKVLMAVTGLFIVLFLLFHAFGNFKMFLGAEEYNHYADWLKHGLLYPILPKLWALWIFRLTLLFCIVAHMYAAIKLWKRGTQARGREKYKVNSGSKVGVKYSYTAATMRFGGVIIALFVIFHILQYTVLALQPGGEYSAHDPYHNMIYGFSVWWVWLIYFIALGSIALHVSHGVWSALATLGLNTRRREHAFKIIAIIVGLAILVGFMTPPTAILLGFIAA; translated from the coding sequence GTGGCTAAATCAACATCTGTAGAAATTAGAGGTCGCAAGACCACAGTGGCACTTAAAGTGCTCATGGCTGTGACCGGCTTGTTTATTGTTCTCTTCCTACTCTTCCATGCATTCGGAAACTTTAAGATGTTCCTGGGCGCAGAAGAGTACAACCATTACGCAGACTGGCTCAAGCATGGTCTGCTCTACCCGATCCTGCCAAAGTTATGGGCATTGTGGATCTTCCGGTTAACTTTGCTGTTCTGCATTGTGGCTCATATGTACGCGGCTATTAAGCTGTGGAAGCGTGGTACGCAAGCTCGTGGACGCGAAAAGTACAAGGTGAATTCCGGTTCTAAGGTTGGCGTAAAGTACTCCTACACTGCTGCTACCATGCGTTTTGGTGGAGTCATTATTGCCCTGTTCGTTATCTTCCATATCTTGCAGTACACCGTTCTTGCTCTCCAGCCTGGCGGTGAATACTCAGCGCACGATCCGTATCACAACATGATTTATGGATTCTCGGTCTGGTGGGTATGGCTAATTTACTTCATCGCTCTCGGTTCGATTGCCCTCCATGTCTCGCACGGCGTGTGGTCAGCTCTCGCAACATTGGGTCTGAATACTCGTCGTCGTGAGCATGCTTTCAAAATCATCGCCATCATTGTAGGTTTGGCTATTTTGGTTGGTTTCATGACGCCACCAACTGCCATTCTGCTTGGCTTCATCGCTGCTTAA
- the tsaB gene encoding tRNA (adenosine(37)-N6)-threonylcarbamoyltransferase complex dimerization subunit type 1 TsaB yields the protein MTTYLTIDTSATVNVGVADWQLGVASRVAFESSSEKRHHAELLAPMVKSVLATAQIDRPDAIIVGTGPGAFTGLRAGLVTARVLARTWDVPMYGLSSLDIMALAAVDQGAQEILSMIDARRKEVFVATFRAMGGDDVDVLTAPDIRKPDELVDELGKTPAVVAVAESELYAHIGGKRVNVSFEPTVMVRLLHSRMARIEAGESLSLNTEPQYLRRPDVHGGAHAQPAAKGNPYSAN from the coding sequence ATGACGACATATCTCACGATTGATACGAGTGCTACTGTCAATGTTGGTGTTGCTGATTGGCAGCTGGGAGTAGCAAGCCGGGTGGCATTTGAATCGTCTTCGGAAAAGCGCCATCATGCAGAATTGCTAGCGCCCATGGTGAAGTCGGTTTTGGCTACCGCACAGATTGACCGGCCGGACGCCATCATTGTTGGTACCGGTCCGGGAGCGTTTACTGGTTTGCGTGCTGGTTTAGTCACTGCTCGAGTGCTTGCACGAACATGGGATGTGCCGATGTACGGATTGTCTTCGTTAGATATTATGGCATTAGCAGCCGTGGATCAGGGAGCGCAAGAAATTTTGTCCATGATTGATGCGCGTCGTAAAGAAGTATTTGTTGCGACTTTTAGAGCGATGGGTGGCGACGACGTCGACGTACTTACTGCACCAGATATTCGCAAGCCGGATGAGCTAGTAGATGAACTAGGGAAGACTCCAGCTGTGGTGGCAGTCGCCGAGTCTGAGTTGTACGCCCATATCGGAGGTAAACGCGTCAATGTTAGTTTTGAGCCAACGGTGATGGTTCGCTTACTGCATTCGCGAATGGCACGAATTGAAGCTGGGGAATCCCTCTCATTGAATACTGAGCCGCAGTATTTGCGCCGGCCAGACGTGCATGGTGGGGCACACGCCCAGCCGGCGGCCAAGGGCAATCCCTATAGTGCAAACTGA
- the coaA gene encoding type I pantothenate kinase — protein sequence MHNTDFSAFVTFNRHDWAKLAQSVELPLTQRDLAQLAALGDPITVDEVDAIYRPLTALMHMYARNTGRLFHESKNFLGFEDLRVPWIVGIAGSVSAGKSTVARLLRELLSRSPETPKVNLVTTDGFLLPNAVLDERRILTRKGFPESYDRRALLEFLAAVKSGRRNVSAPVYDHVTYDIVPGERIVVDQPDILIVEGLNVLQPASGIAAHEFSAVSDFFDFTIYVDAPEEALERWYIDRFLSLRSTAFTNEASYFRNYASMTDTQARETARQIWGAINLPNLRHNIAPTKNRATVILTKGPDHAIEQIQIRKL from the coding sequence ATGCACAACACCGATTTTTCCGCGTTCGTCACATTTAATCGCCATGATTGGGCGAAACTTGCCCAGAGCGTCGAGTTACCATTAACACAACGCGACCTAGCCCAACTCGCGGCATTAGGTGATCCGATTACGGTTGACGAAGTCGATGCTATCTACCGTCCGTTAACAGCACTCATGCACATGTACGCGCGTAATACTGGACGACTTTTTCATGAATCGAAAAACTTCTTAGGCTTCGAAGATTTGCGTGTTCCGTGGATCGTGGGAATCGCTGGATCTGTTTCTGCTGGAAAATCGACCGTCGCGCGGCTACTTCGCGAGTTGCTCAGTCGTTCGCCCGAGACCCCAAAAGTTAACCTTGTAACCACTGACGGTTTTTTGCTCCCGAACGCGGTGCTAGATGAACGGCGTATCCTGACCCGAAAAGGTTTTCCAGAGTCGTACGACCGGCGGGCCCTGCTAGAATTTTTAGCTGCTGTTAAATCTGGCCGGCGCAATGTTAGCGCCCCCGTGTATGACCATGTTACCTACGATATCGTCCCAGGTGAGCGTATCGTCGTCGATCAGCCAGACATTCTTATCGTTGAAGGCCTCAATGTTCTCCAACCCGCCTCAGGCATAGCTGCACACGAGTTCTCAGCCGTCTCCGACTTCTTCGACTTCACCATATACGTTGATGCCCCGGAAGAAGCTCTCGAACGCTGGTACATCGACCGATTCTTGTCACTGCGATCAACCGCATTCACCAACGAAGCCTCCTACTTCCGTAACTATGCCAGCATGACCGATACGCAGGCTCGCGAAACTGCCCGGCAAATCTGGGGAGCTATCAACTTACCTAACCTCCGGCACAATATTGCCCCCACCAAGAACCGCGCCACGGTCATTCTGACAAAAGGACCAGACCATGCGATAGAACAGATACAGATTCGAAAACTCTAA
- the glmS gene encoding glutamine--fructose-6-phosphate transaminase (isomerizing) — translation MCGIVGYIGAHASFASQEVVLNGLERLEYRGYDSAGIAVPSSDRIAVRKRAGRVAQLRAELAERPLEPGTAAIGHTRWATHGVPSDRNSHPHVSADSQVAIVHNGIIENAPQLREELHAAGIEFRSDTDSETIAHLLGQAVSRHGDLTRAMREVVARLEGSFAVVATYAGQPDRLVGARRNSPLVVGLGQDENFFGSDVVAFVGHTRRALAVGQDQIVTLTAHSAEITDFAGAPVAADSFEVDWNLDMALHDGYPTFMDKEIHEQPAAVAETLRGRTTPNGNLQLDELRIEEYELRAIDKIIVVACGTAAYAGHVAKYAIEHWCRIPVEVELAHEFRYRDPIVTSKTLIVAISQSGETMDTLMAIRHASEQGARVLSIVNTYGSTIARESDAVLYTHAGPEIAVASTKAFTAQITAAYLLGLYLAQLRGNKFTDEVAGYLAELALMPQRMEFVLAQEDKIRQLARTMADVESVLFLGRHVGFPIALEGALKLKELAYIHAEGFAAGELKHGPIALVEEDLPVFVIAPTPRRPLLHSKVISNLHEVIARGARTIVIAEENDTAVDDHALAVIRVPHSTPTLMMPLVTIIPLQIFACELATVKGHDVDKPRNLAKSVTVE, via the coding sequence ATGTGTGGAATTGTTGGATATATTGGTGCCCATGCGTCATTCGCGTCGCAAGAAGTTGTCCTTAATGGTCTAGAGCGGTTGGAATATCGCGGATATGATTCGGCTGGTATTGCGGTCCCGTCGTCGGATCGCATCGCCGTGCGCAAACGTGCCGGTCGTGTAGCCCAGCTCCGAGCCGAATTAGCAGAGCGTCCGTTAGAGCCGGGAACAGCGGCAATCGGGCACACCCGGTGGGCGACCCATGGCGTGCCCTCAGACCGTAACTCTCATCCGCACGTATCAGCTGATAGCCAGGTTGCGATAGTTCACAACGGGATTATCGAAAATGCGCCGCAGCTGCGTGAAGAACTGCACGCTGCCGGTATCGAATTTCGTTCCGACACCGATTCGGAGACTATTGCGCACTTGCTAGGTCAAGCAGTAAGCCGGCACGGTGATTTAACCCGCGCGATGCGTGAGGTCGTCGCTCGACTAGAAGGATCGTTCGCCGTCGTAGCAACGTATGCTGGACAGCCGGACCGGTTGGTTGGTGCGCGCCGTAATTCGCCTCTCGTTGTTGGTTTAGGGCAGGACGAAAACTTTTTTGGATCCGACGTCGTTGCTTTCGTCGGTCATACGCGCCGTGCGTTAGCCGTGGGGCAGGACCAGATCGTGACGCTCACTGCGCACAGCGCTGAGATCACCGATTTTGCGGGCGCTCCAGTAGCGGCGGACAGTTTCGAGGTTGATTGGAACCTTGACATGGCACTACATGACGGATACCCCACGTTTATGGACAAGGAGATTCACGAACAGCCAGCTGCCGTTGCGGAAACACTTCGTGGACGTACGACTCCTAATGGAAATTTACAGCTCGATGAGTTGCGGATTGAAGAATATGAGCTTCGCGCAATCGATAAAATTATTGTGGTTGCGTGCGGTACAGCGGCTTACGCCGGACATGTAGCAAAATATGCGATCGAGCATTGGTGCCGTATCCCGGTCGAAGTTGAGCTAGCCCACGAGTTCCGCTATCGAGACCCGATCGTCACGTCAAAGACGTTGATTGTGGCTATCTCACAGTCAGGCGAAACGATGGATACCTTGATGGCTATCCGCCATGCGTCGGAGCAGGGTGCTCGTGTCCTGTCGATCGTTAATACCTATGGCTCGACGATTGCCCGTGAATCTGACGCCGTGCTTTACACCCATGCCGGTCCGGAAATCGCCGTCGCCTCAACGAAGGCCTTCACCGCGCAGATTACGGCAGCATATTTGCTGGGACTGTATTTGGCTCAGCTACGTGGAAACAAATTTACCGATGAGGTAGCTGGCTATCTAGCTGAGTTGGCGTTGATGCCACAGCGAATGGAATTTGTGTTGGCGCAAGAAGATAAGATCCGGCAATTGGCCCGTACCATGGCCGACGTCGAATCGGTTTTGTTCCTAGGACGGCACGTTGGCTTCCCGATTGCGCTTGAAGGCGCGTTGAAGCTCAAAGAGTTGGCGTATATTCACGCCGAAGGTTTTGCTGCTGGGGAGCTTAAGCACGGGCCGATCGCTCTGGTTGAGGAAGACTTGCCGGTTTTTGTTATTGCGCCGACGCCGCGTCGTCCATTGCTGCACTCGAAAGTTATTTCGAATCTGCATGAGGTTATCGCCCGGGGCGCCCGAACGATTGTGATCGCCGAAGAAAACGATACTGCAGTTGACGATCATGCCCTCGCGGTTATCAGAGTTCCGCATTCGACGCCAACGTTGATGATGCCACTAGTAACGATTATCCCGTTGCAAATCTTTGCTTGCGAGCTGGCCACCGTGAAGGGGCACGACGTCGACAAGCCACGCAACCTCGCTAAGTCAGTAACCGTTGAGTAA